In Metopolophium dirhodum isolate CAU chromosome 7, ASM1992520v1, whole genome shotgun sequence, one genomic interval encodes:
- the LOC132948582 gene encoding carboxypeptidase B-like, which produces MKLSPLQWLAVVAVIVVVSVAASPTADTPPAAAASATDTAEDDDDDDGGGGSVFPFKALQLYNTVAGYLEYIFDIVIAPITGGVSNKKQTPSRVSYKKFQIIRVLPSDEDEVLDIEAMSEEPGVQVWMPIRLNKTADLVLPPSVARDVKRFLTQREINFIVLSSDLERSIHKQNPKSPSINQKSELKATKGHVMTWTRYHRYQDILDYLMYLSENYPHLVELMPIGKTVEGRPLKVVKISSGQTRENVVKPAIWIDAGIHAREWISPAVALFILRQLVENKSYRTLISEVDWYILPMINADGYEYSHTVDRLWRKSRRTAATKSGRTLWDMSYGCEGVDLNRNWDWHWAGVGASQDPCSDTFAGSHAFSEPETRAVSDFILDHRDRIQVYLTLHSYSQMWLVPWSHTKKLADDYDDMMYLARQATEAIQKVHGSHYQLGTTPSLLYTTSGCSDDWAKGKAGIKYSYTIELPDKGMYGFLLPAEKIVTTGKEIFTGIKSIAKSILKINSMKEKTKLRG; this is translated from the exons ATGAAGTTGTCGCCGCTGCAGTGGCTCGCGGTAGTggccgtcatcgtcgtcgtttcGGTGGCCGCCTCGCCGACTGCCGATACTCCGCCTGCCGCGGCCGCATCCGCCACCGATACGGCCGAagatgacgatgacgacgatGGCGGTGGCGGCAGCGTTTTCCCGTTCAAAGCTCTCCAACTGTACAACACCGTGGCCGGTTACCTGGAATACATTTTCGACATCGTCATAGCACCGATCACGG GTGGTGTATCAAACAAGAAACAAACACCCAGTCGTGTATCGTAcaagaaatttcaaattatcagAGTGTTACCGTCTGACGAGGACGAAGTACTTGATATAGAAGCAATGTCCGAAGAACCAGGAGTGCAAGTTTGGATGCCTATACGGTTGAATAAAACAGCAGATCTCGTATTACCACCTAGTGTAGCTAGAGACGTTAAACGATTTCTAACACAAAGAGAAATCAACTTCATTGTACTCAGTTCCGATCTAGAA AGAAGCATTCATAAACAAAATCCTAAATCACCGTCCATTAATCAGAAATCAGAATTAAAAGCAACAAAAGGTCATGTAATGACTTGGACTAGATATCATCGTTATCAAG ATATTCTTGACTACTTAATGTATTTGTCGGAAAACTATCCTCATTTGGTAGAATTGATGCCTATCGGAAAAACTGTGGAAGGCCGACCACTAAAAGTAGTAAAAATATCTAGTGGACAAACTAGGGAAAACGTTGTCAAGCCTGCAATTTGGATTGATGCAG GAATTCATGCCAGGGAATGGATATCGCCAGCTGTAGCATTATTCATTTTAAGGCAATTAGTAGAAAATAAATCTTACAGAACATTGATTTCGGAGGTCGATTGGTATATTCTACCAATGATAAACGCAGATGGTTACGAGTATAGCCATACGGTCGATCGTCTATGGAGAAAATCTAGGAGGACTGCAGCCACAAAATCGGGaag aactcTGTGGGATATGTCATATGGTTGTGAAGGTGTTGATTTAAACAGAAACTGGGATTGGCACTGGGCTGGAGTTGGCGCTAGTCAAGACCCGTGTTCTGACACGTTTGCTGGATCACATGCTTTTTCGGAACCAGAAACTAGAGCAGTATCTGATTTTATATTAGACCACAGGGATAGAATACAA GTATATTTAACTCTGCATTCTTACTCACAAATGTGGCTGGTACCTTGGAGTCACACAAAAAAGCTTGCGGATGATTATGATGACATGATGTACTTAGCGAGACAAGCAACTGAAGCAATTCAAAAAGTACATGGTTCACATTATCAACTCGGTACAACTCCATCACTGCTTTACACTACATCAG GATGTTCAGACGACTGGGCCAAAGGGAAAGCCGGCATAAAATACAGCTATACGATAGAACTTCCAGACAAAGGAATGTACGGTTTTCTATTGCCAGCTGAGAAGATTGTGACAACAGGGAAAGAAATATTCACAGGCATTAAATCGATAGCAAaatcaatattgaaaattaacaGCATGAAGGAGAAAACTAAATTAAGAGGATGA